The Acanthopagrus latus isolate v.2019 chromosome 1, fAcaLat1.1, whole genome shotgun sequence genomic interval ATGCACAATACAGTGAAAGTGGTTTTCAGCCTTTAACCCATCCGAGCAGAGCAGTGGGCTGCTACTACACAGCATCTGGTGACCAACTCTAGATTTAAGCCAAGGCGTTGATCTAGGACACTGACAGCCGAGCTGACttgttttacagtaatgttttttacagtgtgggAAATCAAAGCACCCGGAGGAAACTCGCACAAACACGGGAAGAACAatcaaactccacacagaaagaacaGACACCAGGCTTGTGAGCAACAATCATATCAATCTAAATCAGTTACCATGTATGAATCAAGTGGCCCACTTGAAAAGTACATCAGCTGACCACTGTCACCTTTGTGTCCTTGCCATCCCTGAAGCCCAGGAGAGCATTGCTCACCTACAGTATGTCTACATACACGAGAGTGCTTTGAAATTGTCTTAAaaactcttttatttttccttgatgGTCCTACTGAGAAAATCAACTAGCCAGTCATTTTTGTATAGGGTTTAATTTTCTGGGTGAGGGGTGGTTACATGTTTGATGTCATAATAAAATCTAAGGCATCAAGACCCTAGCAAACTGGTAGATGTACCTCTCTCTCCTTTTGGTCCTGGTAATCCCATGTCCCCTTTCTGTCCTGGTCTCCCAGGCGGCCCCACAATGGCACCATGTGCTGTCAGAGGGCAAATCAATTGGTCATCATTCATGTCAATATACTCTCAAACTCTTTACCTTTTCTCCTGTACTGGGGAAATGATGAGTGTGACTTTATTAACTGGTATTGTAATGGATCTTTACTTTTGAAGTATTCCACTAAATCAGTGACGTTTTCATAGGAACCAAACAATCGGCTGTATCCAGGGGGACCTGGAGGGCCAGGTGGTCCCGGCGGCCCTTGGGTGGCGCGTTCATTGTTGCTCCGTTCACCATCACTGAGCAGACCATAAGctggcagaaaacagacaagatgAATAGTGTCAACCAGTACCGCTAACCGTTGATGTCATAATGGGGCTcttcaacttaaaaaaaaaaaaaaaatgtaaaagcacCTGAAGCCCATATCAACTTACATTTGATGTATTCTGCTATGTGCACAACATTGTCATGGGCGCTAACCCATGAGTCTCTCACAATATCATGGAGAACACCATGAGATGCATGCACATGACAGTCAGGTAAGTAGATGGTCATATAAAAACGACTCCAAGTTTCAGAGAGACAAAAGTGTTCATGCTgtggtgtgatgtgtgatgtggtTCATGACAAACTTCCTCTAGAACACCTACATTTAATGTAATCAGTTACTTTGACAGCCATGTTGATGTATTCTTTGGTATCCGGGTTCCAGTCACTGGCGCTGTTTAGGCCTGGCTCTCCCTTGTGTCCTGGAGGCCCAGGAGGGCCTGGTGGTCCAGGAAGTCCAAACATAGCTGCTCTTGAATTATCACCTGGAGACAGTAAAACATACGACAGCATGAGAAGAAGCAGTGACTCAACCAGCACAGACttaaatgtaactgtaatgCAGACTTTgcctgtttgcttgtttgtttgtttgtttgtttgttgattgatCATTCAACATTATTACAGGTTCATAAAGACAACtgtcttttaaaacactgaattattttgcTGTCACAGTTAACCACCAGAATACTGTTGATAGACcacacaattaaaaataaaattaaaaatgtcacaacaaatgttcaaattaaaattAGCTAGGCTGATATCTAATATCTCACATCACAAAGGTAGAATCTAAAATCCATTATCAGTTAGAAGTATGCATATTTTGGGAATCCTGGGAAAGGTCAAAAATGTGCcttaattaaaggtgcatttttgtaagaattcaaatttaaaacattcaaaataacttAATCTATCAACAGAATCTGAAGAAATGTCAGTTTTGACCTTATGTCAGTCATCAATGCCCTCTATTGCAGAGATCTAATGAAGTTAGccagctaacaagctagccccaGTCAGTCCATTCTCATAAAACCACTCCAAACTCTCACTCTGCattgctagctgcatggctaactgagctatctAGCTatcaacagctacagttagcagcagtttgcagTTACTATATGCTGACCCCTATTTGCAAAATATACTTGagaaattcttacatattgcacatatGCACATTGCGTATTGAACATAATAGTGATCCTTGTGCATGCTCACCTTGTATTCCATTATAATTTGCCCAAACCTTTTCATGCAATTGTTATATCCTACTCATACCCTTACACTAATCAGGACAAGGAATTATCATCACTGTGGCTGAGTCAaaaagtcacacattttcaatacacattttgaaattttatCCAATTACATCTGctgaaatattcttttaaaCTCACTCTTGATATATTCTTGCAGTTCTGCTCTGAGCGCCTGTCTGTTGGCATGCTCAGCATAGGAAACCAATCCGCTTATTTGACCAGGGGGTCCTTCAGGTCCCTGGGGACCAGGGGGGCCTGGTGGTCCCCTGAAGGCAACACCTTTGGGAAGACAATGGAACAGATGTGGAGGCAGACAAGACATTAAGTATGCTTTCTCAGATAAGTTCCTCATGAACTGATGTAGTAAATGTTTGGACCCACTTTGAAGGTAGTCACGGATTTCTGAAGTGAGGTAGGTCCCATATCCTTGTGGGCTAGGTATGCCAGGTGGACCTTGAGGACCTTGAGGACCTTGAGGACCTTGTGGACCAGGGATACCTGGGGGGCCAGGAGGCCCTTGAGGGCCCACATGTACTTGATACCCAGCTAGTTggaatatgaaaataaacatctgtcAGCTTGAGAATCTAAATACTTTAGAAtagacacacacttgcatgaacacaaacaatacacacTCAGAAACCTGGCTAACTGGGCTAAAACTTCTACTCGAGTAAGACATAATTCTCAGCCTCAACTTCCAACTCTCTGCATAAATGGAATGCACCataactgtctgtgttttaattgtgtttcttACTTGATAACGAGTTTCCAGGAGGACCTGGAGCCCCAGGAGGCCCTTGTGGTCCAGGAGCACCTACCACCCCCCTCTCTGGTGAAAAATGGGACCCACAGTCAAAATAAGTCCTCTTATTCAACACAACACCTTGTTAATAATTAACCTGTCTTTCTATAAGACTTACCATTCATGAGGCTGAGGACACGATTTGCCACCTCCTGGGTGTTGATTCTGTAGCTGCCATGGTCTGTATCTCCAGGAGGTCCTGGTGGACCGGGAGGACCAGAAACATATCTCCTCACATCCTCTCCTGGACACAAATCATTCATACACTTTGGCAGATAGTCTCAAATGCTATGCTACTATCAAGACAACAAACTTCAAAGCTAACTGACATAACACAGATTATTAGACAGAAATtgtatgtcagtgtgtatgtgtgtgtgatcccgAACATCCTTAAATGAAACTTACGTTGCAATAGGTTGATGATGTCATTGACAGAGATGGAGCCAGGTGAACCTGGAAAGCCAGGTGAACCTGGAGGTCCTGGAGGACCAGGAGTCCCATCATATCCTCTACCTGTACCTGAATGGGTGAAAGATGCAAAGTTGTTCTCACCACTATTAGAAAAACTGTTGATTCTCATGTGAGGGCATCTTGTGTAGTTCAGATGTAACTCTGTGAAAGTCATTGGTCATACTTTGGATGTAAGCCATAACTCGTGTAGCCAAATCATCAACCGGCACGTCCCTTGCAGACCCTGAAGCACCTGGAGCCCCTTGAGGACCAGGGGGCCCAGGAGGTCCAGCCAAGTACTGCCTGATGCTGTCACCTGCATATCAACACAATTTAGTCTTAGACTTAACTCTTTGTTTCATTCAATCGAACGTTATATAAACCAACGTATATAAATACATAGCTTACTCTGAAGGTATTCTGCAATATACTGGCCCACATCGGTTGATCCAGACCCACTTCCATCTCTTCCAGGTGGACCAGGCAGTCCAGGTGGCCCTTGAGGGCCTGGGGGAGCAGGACCGTATGAGCTACCTGtaaatcaacacaaaaaacttttgtctgtgtttcaaatgtttgaaaaaagcCATAAGTGCTATTGCTTTCTCAGAGCTGTGTAGACATTCTGAAAGCATGTCATTGGTAAAACTgcattgaaaagaaaatgttaagcAACATCATAATTTGATGTGATATGATATTCAGGACAGTCTTACCGGCAGATACTCCGGGGGCTCCTGGGGGGCCAGGGACTCCTACATCACCTGCAAGAAACACATTAACAGTATGAGAGACACAATCCAGTGCTGCTGACTTCTGAATTAAAGACAATACAGAGAACAGAGGGCCAGTGGAAAGAtagacagaacagacagaaaatgattgTGTGTAACCATCACTGTGGTTATACCCTGTATAATAACACAGGGACAACACAAGAGGATTTTCAGGTCTGTAGGGATTTAGGTCAGTCATCACATTTTGGTAAGTTTACCTTTAGGTCCTTGTGGCCCCTCTGGTCCTGATGGACCTGGAGGGCCTCTAGCTCCAGGCTGACCTGGGAAACCTGACATGACAATCGAAACACTGATTTAACATCTGGTAAAAGAACCTGGAGTTTCATTATTGACCTCTGAAATATCTCCATATCAACTGAGCCGAGCCCACGTCTGATGATGGCCACAGTACGCACTTGAATATTCCCAGCATGTGAACCAGCACGTGGGATAAGGTAACAGCACAACTCAACTCAAAATTGAGCAAagatcttgttgttttttgaaatgtaaatgtgaaaatgttacatattacatCTTTATAAAACAAACTATTACTTTGCTTATTTGACCCCTCCAAGAATAATCTTTTTAATAACATATTGGTAAAAATCAATTTGATCTAATCTAAATGTTTTGACATACCAGCACCTGGTTCCCCTGGACTCCCTGGAAGACCTGGCTGACCAGGTTCACCTGaaaaatcaatatatatatacatgaatatgtatttgtatatcTGTTTTAAAAGTCTGTACTTTCTAAAAATTGTGATATATGCAGTGGTTTGCAATTCTCTGACCTTGGTACCCCTGTCCCCCTCGGGCACCTAACAAGAAGGAATGATAGGATGAAAGACACGTTCTGTGAGCCAGAGCTGCTAAATCATTTCCAAGTAAAGAGGCATCCTAATCTCTCTGTTGACCCGAGAACTGCCACATTCACAAGTTAGTTTAATACCTTTTTTAATGTAAGAGTTATGGCTGGGCAACATGTACAATATATATCGTTATCATAATACAAGAATATTGTTGTAGATTCTTGATATTGTTATATGGTAATATGCGTTATCTTGTCCTGGTTTTAAAATTGATGTCATTTCCTGAATTTAGCAGACTGTtttaatacttgcctttacccactcagtcattatatccacattactgattaTTATCAATAAAGAAAGCGCATTGTCAAAGTACTTACTGTCATCCCAACAGTAATGATGAATGTTGTGTGATCTGGtcaaaagggttagggttagggggttgATAGGTTATGTTAGATGGTTGCTGTCCCTCAGTCTCAGCATTTATGGTGGTTATGGTGGAAGTGGTTTTAAgaagatttcaaaatgttaagaTACACATTGTGTATTGCGATTGACTTATGTGGATGTCTATTTTAAGGTCATATCTTCCAGCCCCAGCATGAATCTATTATATAATgctctttcttattttttttagattcttCTGATCAGAAAAATCTGATTTGTCAAACTTGCCTTCTGGACCCTGTGGGCCTGCGGGTCCTGGGGGTCCTGGGGGTCCAGCAAAGAAGGTTTCTAGGACAAAAGCGGGAAGAATACATCAAATACGCCATGCAAAGACACTGGAGGTAAATATGACACACTGTATGTCCAGTTGTCTGGGGGCCAACAATACATCTGAGATGAGACTTCTTTCACCAACCTGAGGTTGGCACAAAGCTGCCaggctctcctctctctcccggAGGCCCAGGGGAACCAACACCTGTAAGGACAGCGACAAGTCAATAacatttgagagcaaaaaaattgaatgttttattcCACCACTGCTTAAATGAAGCTGCTCATGTGTCTGTCTCTAATGTGAGATCCTTGTTTACCTGGCTGTCCAGGAGGACCTCTGCGTCCTGGAGGACCCGGTTTAGCCTCACCTGAAGAAGAGTTACAACAGCATTTGAATAGATCATTAGTTTGATCTAAGCCTCAGTACAGAGTGTTGGCAAATTCCTTGATATTTTACAAATAGCTTTTGCCATACCAGAAGGACCCTGAGGACCCGGTGCTCCAGGAGGCCCTGGAGGTCCTGGTGGGCCAGGCAGTCCAGACACAGAGGAAACTTCTGTTAGAAGTGAAAACACAGGagatattaatattttattgttttttttttcttccatttaatTTCTATTTAACGCTATGCATATTTGTCTGATTCTTCTTTCTTAACTTGCTGCATCTTAATATGTTGTCCCTGTTGTGGTTTAAATAAAGCCCATCTGagtctaaatctaaatctataTGTCATAGTGCATATTACTGTGTATAGAGTGTAATTCTAAAAACAACCACCAGATGGTACCAAAGTGATGAATAAGAGAGGTACTCACCGGCTGTTTGGGTGGCACTGTCAGTTCCTGAACTCGTGGTGCTGATCCCAGGCTCACCAGGGTTTCCTTGTGCTCccttctcccccttttctcctttctctccttgtTCTCCCTTAGGACCTTGATAATTGTGTGAATTTCACATCgtagaaaagacaaaaaaataaccaaaaatatGGTCAatacagtcaaaaaaaaaaaaaaaaaattccatccATCCTAAATGCCTAACATGGTCATCAAGGTGTTGGATTTACCAGGTTGTCCTGGGATACCAGCAGGGCCAATGGGACCAGACAGACCAGGGTTTCCAGCAGGACCTGGAGGACCAGCCGGCCCTGGTGGTCCAGGGACAGTCACAGTATCAGAGCCAACTGAAAggaatgagagagaaacaccTGTTACACTGCACAAGAGAAGAACACGTGTTGTCTTTTGGAATAAAAACTAATACACTGTCCACTTTGTACAACGTGTGTTCCTCTTCTTACCTGGAGTGATGATTTTACCAGGTGATCCTGGTTCACCTGAAAGACATTGATATGTTAGCTTATTAATGAAACAAtacattataaacattatgtTTGTCTATACTTACATTAGCCTTTGAAAACACTCTTTGACATTTCGAATCATAACCAGATTGTATTAAAGCTGCCGTAAGTGTCATTTTAgccaacttcctgtctgttgtGGGGCCAGtaaccccctccctcctctctacgtcaccacaTGAACGCACAGTGGTAATCAACAGACTCAGATCCCGCTCTTTGCAccatcacaacattttttttctattattattttgatacaAGAAAAAATATGACTTAGATCTGCTTGAAAATTCTTAGCTTGGGCTACTGTGGCAATAAAAGGGGTTAGTTACTCTGATATGACTCTGACATATACAGTAGTAGAGTCTGTGCCCACGTGGTGGCTTTTCAGATGCTTTATTTTCCCTTCAATGGCACTTTTGATCTTTTGTAACCTGCCCCCTCTGTGGCAGTGTGTGGTGATGTggacatttttgactttttgttttttaagggaATGATGCATTACCTTTAATACCAGGCTGTCCTGGAATTCCAGCAATACCTGTGATGATAAGTCAGagtataaatatgtaaatacatttttttttaaaaacttttactaaaaaataaaattaaaaaaattgttTATTATGAAATATACTCCCATACCTGGGGGTCCTTGAATCCCAGGAGGACCTGGAGAAGAACAGATATGTGAGTGTAtgcaatcaaataaaaacaagatgcagGCCTTGACATAATTGATTTTGTGATCCACCATAATTACAAGTACAGTGTTTTGGTACCTGGTGGACCAATATCCCCAGCAAATCCAGGTGGTCCTCTCACACCAGGGAGTCCCATGGAACCTGTTTCACCTGCAATTCATACACTCATAAATCTGTTGTGATCGGTTTTTGGCAGCAGCTGCATAAATGTTTCAATTGTATGCCTGACCTCTGCAACTAATCATTCTAAtcattaaaaatctttttttttatctgtgtaaGTAATTTGATGTCACTGTCTTGTATGATATGATAGTGGCACACTTTTAGTATGGTGACAGCATCTCTGTCCAATTAACTAAAACCACATCACCAAAGATATGATGTATTTCAAATTATTCTTTAGCTCTCACCAGCtcttcacacattttctttcattactATTCTGAAGCCCTCTCTTTACCTGCAGTTCCCTTAGATCCCTTCGCTCCAGAAGGTCCTTGAGGTCCAAGCTGTCCTGGTTCAcctttaatcataaaaaaacaggaaccaTCAAAATGGAAACCTTTACCAAAGCTATAACAGTTAGCTCATGAGAGTTTGTAAATAACGTTCCTCAGAATGTTCAAATGCAGTTTGCTGACCCTCATGATGGATGCCAAGATCTAGCTGGACAAGAGTCACAGACTAGCTGCGTAATGTGAGTAACACAGCGTAAAGTCTGCTTACATAACAAAGTCTTAATTAAGCTAACTTCAACCACCAAAAGCACCTCATCATACCAGAACAAAGCTCAGTCATAATACATCCCTCGCCCCATCACTTAGCCTTATGTGTCCTGATTCTTGGGTTATGAGAACTCTGCTGTTTCAATGTGTAATGGTCCTTTTCTATATAGCAAGCCTAGAACAATCATGACTAGTTATCTGGTGTCCCAGTAGCtgactagctagctagctaatgtgacataatgttttctgatttgtgtaCAACAGTGCTGCCTTTTACATATTTAAGCGACCGAACTAActgtccagcagagaggaagtgtcACTTATGAGGTCAGAATTGCAGACTGGCAAAGTATGCAGGGATAGCTGATGTCAGCCTATAAAGAGCTGCTAGTTGCTATGTTTCACAGCTAATGACATATGAGAGACCTGAGGGGCTGCTCCAGTTCATTCGGGGGAGATTCCAATCGCTATCCTTTGTGAGTCTGTTCTGAAAGGCAGGGGGCACTCGAAAATTAAGACTATATGTACAAATTGGAAAAGGTTTATGCCAAAGTGAGACGGAGTGTTGCACTGATCAAGGctacattttcctgtttatgTATTTAACTTCTCATTTGTGAGTGAATGATGGTACGTAGACTTTCTTTAAAACTGATGCCATCACTCAGTGCATTGAACCAGTTTAGTTTCTGGGACACAATGCACATAGAAGTTCAAATTTCAAAAGAATTTAAAgcttacaaaaacacaaaataagtaTTTTAATTTGTCTCGTGGTTTTAGAAAGTTGTGTCTATGAGTGTCTTAAAGTTTTCAgtacatgatgaaaaaaaatatagggTTCTTTTTGCTCTGGGTTCTGTGTTATTTTAACAGatcttttggaaaaaaaaaggttcacagTCATCTTCACCACATATAAATTCAGCACTGTGATGGGAACTGTGTTATTATTCAGTCTGTGCATGATAAACATGATGTTCTTCTGGGACACACCTGCTGGTCCACGTAGTCCTCTCTCTCCATGATCTCCTTTGGTTCCTGGCAGACCTGGTGTTCCTCTATCACCTGtgtcaaaaacaatgaaaactgtCAATGGAGGGACCAGAGAGATAGTCCAAAATGAGGAAAGCTGTACTGACATATACAACTATAATTAACCTATCAATCAATGTTCTGCAAAAACATCAGCCCAACAATTTTGGAAGATTAAGCTAAAAAGTTACCCTTTTCTCCTGGAGCTCCAGCTTCACCCGGGAAACCTTTTGCACCTGGTGCACCTGCAAACAACCGGAAGAGATTTAACACAGGACTGGTGATCAGAACCAAAGAaccaaaaatatattcaaaacatCAAGTGGAAATGAGTGTTTACCTTGACTTCCTACTTCACCAGGCTCTCCAGTGGCACCTACAtcaacaaagaaagaaaagacactggCCATGTACTGCAGCAAGTACACCGTGATGTTTTTCAGCTATGTTAGTAGCTAACTGACTCTAATGTCTTTTCCCAACCTTGGTGCACTTccaacttgttttaaaaaggagaaatgtcTGCGTATCCTTTATCATTCATGATGTAAAGTTAAAGTGCTTGGCATATGGGCTAAACATACAAAGCACTGGTATAGTTCCATAAATGAACTCAATCATGACCTTTGACTTTACCTTTTGGCCCCACAggtccagcagcaccagcaggacCAGTACGTCCTGGCTCACCTTGTTGTCCTGTCAAAACCAGGTTTCATTATAAGACTGAACACCTCAACGTATAACTATACACGATTCAACATGGATGACATAAACATTTCCTGCCTTTCTCTCCAAAACCTGGTGGTCCAGCTTCACCGCGGGGGCCCATCTGTCCCTCCCGGCCTCTCTGCCCTGGTGGCCCCTCTGGACCTGGTTCTCCTGTCAGAAGGAGGAAAGACTCAgcccatgttttcttttttcctcctgtccaGTAGTCTTCAcagaacaatgaaaatgatcttATCACTACCTGCACTTCCCTTGGTTCCCCTCGGTCCCTCTAATCCTGGGTGACCCATCTGCCCAGGAGGACCTAGAAATAAGACAGAGGTGTGGGGTGAGTTCATCTCCTCTGTAGGAAGGAAAAAAGCTTCAACACATTTGCCCTCAGACTTACCTGGCAGGCCAGGAAAGCCGCTGTCACCTGCAAAGATCAATACATAGCTGTTGGTTGCAGTTTATACAGTCTGACTCATAGATTCTACAGAACTGGACACTGATAATCGTAGTGTCATGAAACAACACCCAGAACAAGTTAAAGTGCATGCTCTCTCTGGCTATAAATGTGCTCAGCTATCACAAgtacaaatacattaaatttGGGACGTAATGAGCGGActgaaaaaatgcattaaatcaAAAATGCTCTACTTTGTCTCTGATGCCACATGCAAACTGCAAAGTTCCCAGTAACTATGGTTATCAAATGAATTAGATTGCCTTCAAAATGTAGCGGAGTAGGTGTAAGTAGCAGAACAATGGAAATGCAATTACATAcaatacctcaaaattgtacttaaggACAGAACTTGCAcgtacattccatcactgataTGTGTATATGAATCTTCATATATGTATCAACTGAATACACACTGAAATGCAGGGAAATCTCTCACCTTTTGCTCCCAGCGGCCCTGGGTCACCTGTGAACAAACTGTCAGCATTAGGATGGATGTAGATGAATTCATTTAGtaattattttatgatttataCAAACATGCCTTTCGCTCCTGGTTGTCCTCTCTCCCCTTTTAATGAGTATGCAAGTGTTTCTAAAAGTGGGGAAAAACATAGGGTTGTTTATTCAAATCAGTTAGTGATCGCTGACAGCTGAGTGGATTTATCATTGT includes:
- the LOC119033789 gene encoding collagen alpha-1(XVII) chain-like, yielding MDNLTTATTVISGGGAGGSKDLSLSVVGSGGKAASGGSSSTSSSVLITSSSSHSASGSRAGHGTGAVSITTIGAVSSGRGSSAASGGSAAGFRSAGGGSSSISSSFANGGRDGKGEGGLGAVTVSKVTKSSHASGGSAEVKKGSSSGIKYSPVPKERKSVTTMASALSDVFDESSSTNSSPEYNRKEYSTTIATSSPATRGRAQSRESEIRARLQSASPTASWTELGDVKRLLRGNISTSTSPTQSPNNTLPIPKKASTDTRTMSESASTDQYGSIWSGGVSSSYSYNTNPNNLSTSSTLYQSGGVQNNLTFSSPPVNSGLSAGSTVPVYGVQNNLVTTSPTVLSPTGSNAHFVYGVQKNASSTGFITTTVSPSGPTHEEASAKDLKFVMIEKENAPVNQTERLVMTKDTGKQFMTAAPASASAPYSEDSLKREKQTLSSGTMEEGTDAKSATVKVATKDKATYAEIHEDKSGFSFGFCSCCSWWKWLLGLLLSLLLLLGLLFGLIALGEEVKRLKNRVDALEAITGTTSARTSHLSAASGINIIDPLDSSYIDRSSSGSTLTHSDNGITLGAAGPGAGHGSAQDSAALQRTIQQLVRTELRSDAVRETLAYSLKGERGQPGAKGDPGPLGAKGDSGFPGLPGPPGQMGHPGLEGPRGTKGSAGEPGPEGPPGQRGREGQMGPRGEAGPPGFGEKGQQGEPGRTGPAGAAGPVGPKGATGEPGEVGSQGAPGAKGFPGEAGAPGEKGDRGTPGLPGTKGDHGERGLRGPAGEPGQLGPQGPSGAKGSKGTAGETGSMGLPGVRGPPGFAGDIGPPGPPGIQGPPGIAGIPGQPGIKGEPGSPGKIITPVGSDTVTVPGPPGPAGPPGPAGNPGLSGPIGPAGIPGQPGPKGEQGEKGEKGEKGAQGNPGEPGISTTSSGTDSATQTAEVSSVSGLPGPPGPPGPPGAPGPQGPSGEAKPGPPGRRGPPGQPGVGSPGPPGERGEPGSFVPTSETFFAGPPGPPGPAGPQGPEGARGGQGYQGEPGQPGLPGSPGEPGAGFPGQPGARGPPGPSGPEGPQGPKGDVGVPGPPGAPGVSAGSSYGPAPPGPQGPPGLPGPPGRDGSGSGSTDVGQYIAEYLQSDSIRQYLAGPPGPPGPQGAPGASGSARDVPVDDLATRVMAYIQSTGRGYDGTPGPPGPPGSPGFPGSPGSISVNDIINLLQREDVRRYVSGPPGPPGPPGDTDHGSYRINTQEVANRVLSLMNERGVVGAPGPQGPPGAPGPPGNSLSTGYQVHVGPQGPPGPPGIPGPQGPQGPQGPQGPPGIPSPQGYGTYLTSEIRDYLQSVAFRGPPGPPGPQGPEGPPGQISGLVSYAEHANRQALRAELQEYIKSDNSRAAMFGLPGPPGPPGPPGHKGEPGLNSASDWNPDTKEYINMAVKVTDYIKSYGLLSDGERSNNERATQGPPGPPGPPGPPGYSRLFGSYENVTDLVEYFKTHGAIVGPPGRPGQKGDMGLPGPKGERGESLITRRRRRDVGV